The DNA segment AATCGGTTCTTAGAGTAACTGGAGTCCCCATCATCCACACCCTTGTGTACATTGTTACTATACTCTGTGCTCCACAGCTGAACTATCAGAGCTGATGTTACAGAAAACTCATCAACACATTTAGACCAATCAGcttcaagaattcaacagcactatAGTATAATTAGGTTTATCGGCTTAATATATGAACACTATTGTTATGGTTTCCTGAAAGTAAGTTTCTGAATGATCTTATTAATTATCCAAACACACaatttgattattttacaaaccttttttttcttcttatctttcttctttttctttctgtcaggATCAtcgtccttcttcttcttctttttcttgtgGTCCGAGTCTGACGGTGTTTCTGTTACACGGAGCACCAAAAAATTGAAGCGTCTGTACTAAAGTCAacattgtaacacacatacactgggggaaaaaaagaatttacTTACTAAAATACATAAATCAGTTTCACACAATTAGCGTTCATTTtgagtgtgtatttttaaaGCTCTGAATGAAATCAAACACCACCAAGCTCACACCTGACCTGAGAATCAAACCCATAATACTGGTGTTTTGCAAAAGACCCATTTTCTACTGTGTTATTCTAAAATTTAATACTACTATAGTTATATTTCCCATCAGCTGCAACATCCTCATTAGATTTCAGTGTAATTGGTTTACTTTAATTCTACGTAAATTGATCAAGCTCACTCAGTAATTCACtcaaataatttgtttaaattacattttgtgtaaacaatgtaatgacaatatttatatttgatatttttttcatctGACTGACAacatattgtttttttctttcagtgtaGTGACAGAATGAAGTGATAGTGAGAGACTCCATACCTGGGGGTAAGGGGTCCTGAGGTCGgtggtgtctgtgtttatgtttgcTCTTCTTCTTTGGAGGCTGAATGTGCATCAGTCTGTACTGCTCGGGAAGCTTGGGGATGTCAAGGTGTAGCATGCTAGTTAATACTCGTGATTATATTtgatatatagaaaaatatcagaataatcaaataaacaaacaaaaaggaatGCCACACTTACAGGGCCAGTATGCAGTCGGAACCCAGTGAGCATGGTTCCAGTCAGAGGACTGAAGGAGTTGTTGCACACCGGTGGCTTCTCAATAAGCGAGCGCAAAGAACTTCCATCTTGAAGACCTGGTGTGTCTATCATACCTAGGAAAAAGAAGCAGAACCCCTTTTCACTTCCAAAAATCAAGCCAACGTTCTCCATTCTCAGGAAATTCCTGTTATTTatacatcaatcaggcataacattatgaccacctgcctaatattggtcccccacttgctgccaaaacagccgtGACCCgtagaggcatggactccactagatccctgaagttgtgctgtggtatctggcaccaagatgttagcagcagatcctttaagtcctgtaagttgcaaggtgggttCTCCATGGGTTCCACCTCGCAACGTTTAGGCCTTAAAGGACTTGaagaatacttttgatagatactgatcactgcagacagggaacaccccacaagagctgcagttttggagatgctctgatccagtcatctagccatcacaatttggcccttgtcaaattcactcaaatccttacgcttgtccatttccctgcttctaacacatcaactttgaggccAAAATGTTcagttgctgcctaatatatcccacccactaacataatcagtgttattcacgtcacctatcagtggtcataatgttatgcctgatcagtgtatatgaaaGATGAATGAGTATAATTACCAATATGCACCTGAGGCATCCACTTATTTCAGATTAATCTGAAATATACTTACCAGGTAACTCTGGGAGAAAGTTGCTGAGCTTCTCTTTTACTTTCTTGCCACAAAACCTATTGTATGCATGTTCCAGATTGTAGTGTGTAATTAGGTTGGTGTTTCCAGTCAACTCATTTTCCACTAAGggaagaagaaacaaaagagTGAAGCAAGGTGGAAACAAAAAATCCATACATTTACAGCTGTAGCAAATCTGCTGAGTCATTTAAGGCATTGTAGTCTTATAGCTACAGGGTTACTGGTTGTGGGTtcactctggtttcctccctgtAGGTGTGAATAAATGTCTGTGCACTTGTGCATGGTGCTCTGCAATGTCCTTGTAtcctatccagggtgtattcccacctcattcCCAGTTTTCCTGGTTCAGGATCCACTGTTGTTAAAGTggctactgaagatgaatgaacaaataagTCAGACTATTTATGTCAGTGTTTGCCTGCTGCCTGAGTGTCAATAAGTTTCTCTTGCCCCAACACAAGAGGTATGTCACTCAACACTATTCCACaccaaatttttttttgcttaaattgCTAC comes from the Hemibagrus wyckioides isolate EC202008001 linkage group LG03, SWU_Hwy_1.0, whole genome shotgun sequence genome and includes:
- the med19b gene encoding mediator of RNA polymerase II transcription subunit 19-B; translated protein: MTEIFSSLYGQNEAQGPSGPSAMGFGPGKPLPPPVPQNPVHMAVPIPHQLVDEGPPLRKPAAMNEPFYLVRELPMENELTGNTNLITHYNLEHAYNRFCGKKVKEKLSNFLPELPGMIDTPGLQDGSSLRSLIEKPPVCNNSFSPLTGTMLTGFRLHTGPLPEQYRLMHIQPPKKKSKHKHRHHRPQDPLPPETPSDSDHKKKKKKKDDDPDRKKKKKDKKKKKNRHSPDHPGMTSSQPSSSSLR